In the Chryseobacterium sp. MYb264 genome, one interval contains:
- a CDS encoding phage tail sheath family protein: MNYKTPGVYVEEIAKFPPSVAQVETAIPAFVGYTEKGPKNEPTRIASLLEYETVFGLAKPEEFTVNVDGGGSYIKANVTISDFKMYYAMQMYFANGGGPCYIVSVGDKQGYPAFASFSDLRIGLLTLEKEDEPTLLVFPDAEALKTAIPDIYGMALDQAELMKDRFVIMDVFGDESTAVDNFRDTLSSGDSGERLKYGAAYYPKLETVLSYNFDEKEVEIIFPQLDFARVEGATYLSDLKSSDSDLYNRIKNIIESKKVVLGSSSAIAGVYAKVDSTSGVFKAPANVGLNYVVAPTVKISHEDQYDLNVHPEAGKSINAIRTFTGKGTLVWGARTLDGNSNEWRYISVRRFFSMVEESVKKATERFVFEANTANTWIRVQTMIENFLNQQWQDGALAGSKPEEAYYVSVGLNKTMSAQDILEGRMNIEIGMAAVRPAEFIVLRFSHKLQEA, translated from the coding sequence ATGAATTACAAAACACCCGGAGTGTACGTAGAGGAAATCGCAAAATTTCCACCTTCTGTAGCACAAGTAGAAACGGCAATTCCCGCTTTTGTTGGATATACAGAAAAAGGCCCGAAAAATGAACCGACGAGAATTGCTTCCCTGTTAGAGTACGAAACGGTTTTCGGATTGGCAAAACCTGAAGAATTTACAGTGAATGTTGACGGAGGCGGTAGCTATATTAAAGCAAATGTAACAATAAGCGATTTCAAAATGTATTATGCAATGCAAATGTATTTCGCGAATGGCGGCGGACCGTGTTATATTGTTTCTGTAGGAGATAAACAGGGATATCCTGCTTTTGCAAGTTTCAGTGATTTAAGAATCGGGCTTCTTACCTTGGAGAAAGAAGATGAGCCTACGCTTCTTGTTTTTCCGGATGCTGAAGCTTTAAAAACAGCGATTCCCGATATTTACGGAATGGCATTGGATCAGGCTGAATTGATGAAAGACAGGTTCGTTATCATGGATGTTTTCGGAGATGAATCTACTGCGGTAGATAATTTCAGAGATACTTTAAGTTCTGGAGACAGTGGTGAGCGCTTAAAATACGGAGCAGCCTATTACCCGAAATTAGAGACTGTTCTGAGCTATAATTTTGATGAAAAAGAAGTGGAAATCATCTTTCCTCAGTTGGATTTTGCAAGAGTTGAAGGCGCTACGTATTTATCAGATTTAAAATCAAGCGACTCTGATTTGTATAACAGAATTAAAAATATCATTGAGTCTAAAAAAGTGGTATTGGGATCTTCATCCGCAATTGCCGGGGTGTATGCTAAAGTAGACAGTACTTCAGGCGTATTCAAAGCACCGGCAAACGTAGGATTAAACTATGTAGTAGCACCAACAGTAAAAATTTCTCACGAAGATCAATATGATCTTAATGTACATCCTGAAGCAGGAAAATCCATCAACGCGATCAGAACGTTTACAGGAAAAGGAACTTTGGTTTGGGGAGCAAGAACATTAGACGGAAACAGTAATGAGTGGAGATATATCTCTGTACGTCGTTTCTTCAGTATGGTAGAAGAGTCTGTGAAAAAAGCAACAGAGCGTTTCGTTTTCGAAGCGAATACAGCGAATACCTGGATCCGTGTTCAGACGATGATCGAGAATTTCTTGAATCAACAGTGGCAGGATGGTGCATTGGCCGGAAGCAAGCCTGAAGAAGCTTATTACGTAAGCGTAGGTTTAAATAAAACGATGTCTGCACAGGATATTTTGGAAGGAAGAATGAATATCGAGATCGGTATGGCAGCGGTTCGTCCGGCTGAATTTATCGTGCTTCGTTTTTCTCACAAATTACAGGAAGCTTAA